GCGCGCCAGTGCGTCGATCGTCGCAGTCGACGGGCTGACGGATCTTCCCTGCTCGAGGCGGATGTACCAGTCGACACCGATGCCGGCGAGTTCGGCCACCTCCTCCCGCCGCAGGCCGGGCGTGCGCCGTCGCCGGCCCGCCGATAGCCCGACCACCTTTGGCGTCAGCTTCTGCCGCCGCGACCGCAGGAAGTCGCCGAGTTCGCTTTGCCTCGAATTCGTACCTGGTGCCGCCATGCGCGCCGTGTCCGAGAAGGGGTTTTACAATCCTAGGATAATACCAGGTCTTGTTGAGACCTTGAAGGCCCGCGAGAATGCGGTTTCAACCGAAATGAGGAGGCCCCATGAAGGCTGCCGTCCTGAATGCATTTGGATCACCGCTTGCGATCGAGACCGTCCCCGACCCGCAGCTTGGCACCGGCGAGGTCATTGTCGACGTCGCGGCGAGCCGTGTGCTGGCCTACGCCAACGAGGTGCTCAGCGGGGAGCGAAAATACTTGCTGGAACTGCCCGTGGTGCCCGGCCCCGGCGCGATCGGCCGCATCCGCGCCACCGGCCCCGATGCGACCCGGCTTGGTCCCGGCGATTGGGTCTATTGCGATCCGACCGTGCGCTCGCGCGACAATGCGCTATCGCCCGACATCGCCCTGCAGGGCCTCACCGCCGGCAGCGAGGGCGGCCTGCGCCTGCAACGATATTTCCATGACGGCGCCTGGGCCGAACAAATGCGGCTGCCGACGGAAAACGCGGTTCCGATCGGCGACATCGACGAGAAGGACGGGGGCCGCTGGTGCGCGCTCGGTACGCTGCTCGTGCCCTATGGCGGGTTCCTCGCCGCAAAACTGCAAGCCGGAGAGATCGCGCTGGTCAATGGCGCCACCGGCAGTTTCGGCAGCGCCGCCGTCGCCGTCGCATTGGGGATGGGCGCGCAGTGTGTGGTGGCGACCGGGCGGAACGAGCAGGCGCTGACCGAACTGACGCGGCGGTTCGGCAACCGCGTCCGGAGCGTGCCGATGCGCGGCCACGAGGCTGACGATCGCGCCCGCATCCTGCAGGCGGCACCCGGCCCGATCGACTGCGTGCTCGACATCCTTCCGCCCGCGGCCAATGCCGTGCAGGTGCGGACTGCCATCATGGCGGTACGGCCGTATGGGCGGGTGGTGCTGATGGGCGGCGTCGGCATGCAGGGCGGCGCCGGCCTCGACCTGCCTTACCCCTGGATGATGCGCAACTGCATCACGCTCCGGGGGCAATGGATGTACCCGCCACATGCGGCCACCCTGATGGCTGGCCTGATCCGCTCAGGCCTGGTCGATCTCGATCATTTCGAGATCACAGCCTTCGGTCTCGACCACGCCAACGAGGCGGTCTCGCATGCCGCCGCCCACAGCGGTCCCTTCAGAATGACGGTGATCCAGCCGCGATAGGCCGGCAAGCCGGCAGCTTGGGAGGTCAGGCGCTGATGATGTCGCCGATGATGTCATGGACTTCGAGCGGCTTGTCGACCTGGGTGAACCATTCGGCGCGGTTCGCGGCGCGGCGGCGGCCGCGTTCGTCGAGCGGCAGTTTCAACTGGCGCAACAGGCTGGTCACTTCCTCGCGCGCGGTGACATGGCCCATGCTCGGCCGCGTGCCGAGGGTGGCCTCGTCGATGTCGTCCAGCGCCGTCAGTCCGCGCGGGAAGAATTCGCGGTAGACCACCCGCTCGGCAAATCCGTCGATCGAACGGAAACCGAGCCGCAGCGAAAGGTCCTTCAGGCTGTCGGCGACCAGTTGCTTGTTGCGCGAGCCAATCATCGACAGGCGGTTGCGCACCACGATCCAGTCGGTCGTGGCGCCGTCGAGCTGGCGGCGCTTGCGCCTGACGTCGCGCACCATCTCCGCATAATGGCTCTCGCCGGTCACGGAATAGGTCGCGGGATCGACGGTGCCAAGCACGTCAAAATCGAGGAAGCTGTCGTTGATCGGGGTCACCAGCGTGTCGGCCATCGAATGCGCCAGGCGCATCAGATAGGAGTCGGAACCCGGCGTATCGATGACGATGAAGTCGAAGGCGCGCTCGATTGCGCTCACCGCCTCCATGAACTGCTGGAACTCGGAATTTTCATTGTCGGCGATCTGCATCGTCTCGCCGAGCTTGACGCAGTAGTGCACGGGGATTTCGAGGTCGAGACCGGTGCGGCGCGCCCACGCGCTCCGGTTGGCGATGTAGCGGGTGAAACTCTGCTGGCGGCAGTCGAGATCGATAGTGGCGACACGCTGTCCGGCCTTCATCAGGGCAACGGCAATATGCAGGGCGGAGGTGGATTTTCCCGACCCGCCCTTCTCGTTGCCAAGCACGACAACGTGCGCCGAACCGAATTGACCCTGACTCGCCTGAACCAACATGATTCAACCCCCACACGATATCTTCAAATCACGCACGGCTGCGCGTCAAGTGAAATGCGCGACGACGCATTCAATTCGCTCGCAGCGTGTCTTTAATGATGAATCCCGATGGTGCGGACTTCGTTCCGTTGCCGCGATCAGTCGCAAACTTTTCAACCAGCCGGGCCTAGCGTCTGGCGTTCGCGTTGAGCTGCCGCAACCTTGGCATTCCCGTGTTACCTTGGTGGCAATGCTCTGGCCTTATGCAATGCTCCGGCCTTATAAGGTCGGCGCGCCCGCCGAAAGGCTTGGGGCCGCCGGCCCCCTCACCCCATCAGAAGCTGCAACAGATCGAGGCCAGATGTCGCGAAGTCCCATGGTCGTCCGTACCGTTCCCGCCTTGCGCCGCGCCGTCGAGGCCTTGCGCGCCCGAAAGGCCGCCGTCGCGCTGGTGCCGACCATGGGAGCGCTTCACGACGGGCATGTGTCATTGGTGCGGCTCGCGAAGCGCCGGGCGCAAAAAGTCATCGTTTCGATATTCGTCAACCCGACGCAGTTCGCGCCGACGGAGGATTTCGGTTCGTACCCGCGCACCTGGAAGGCCGACGTCGCCAAACTCGCCGCCGAGAAGGTCGACCTGATCTGGAATCCGGACGTCAAGGCGGTGTACCCCGACGGCTTTGCCACCCGGATCGTGTCGGAAGGTCCGGCCACCGCCGGACTGGAGGATCGTTTCCGGCCACATTTCTTCGGAGGCGTCGCCACCGTGGTCGGCAAGCTGTTCACCCAAGTCCGGCCGGATGTGGCGATTTTCGGCGAGAAGGATTTTCAGCAGCTACGGGTGGTGACGCGGATGGCCGCCGATCTCGACCTCGGGGTCAAGGTGATCGGCTCGCGCACCGTGCGGGAACGCGACGGGCTGGCGATGTCCTCGCGCAACGTCTACCTCTCGCCGGAGGAACGGCAGACAGCGCCGACGCTTTTCCGCGCCATGAAGGAAAGCGCCAAGCGGCTGAAGGCCGGCGAAGATTTTGCGGCTGCGATGGAAGCCGGGCGGGAACTGATCACCGGCGCCGGCTTCGCGCTGGATTATTTCGAGGCCCGGCACGCCGAGACGCTGGCGCCGATCACCTCGATGAAGGACGGGCCGGTGCGGATCCTCGTTGCCGCAAAACTCGGCACGACGCGCCTGATCGATAACATCGGCGTGTAAGTAGCCGGGAACTGCCTTGCACCCTGCAAGCACAGGATCGAAAATCCCGCGCCAAGGGATTTGCCCGTGATTTGCGGGATCTTGCAGGGGGATGCCACGTCGCTACGCGCTGCCATCATCGGAGGGCTGATCGGTCTTTCTGCGGCCGGCTACGCGCAGGCTCAGGATCCGCACCGGCCGGCAGTCGGCGGCATCGGCTCGCCGGTCAATGCCATGATCTTTTATGTCGCGCACGGTGCGGACGGTGCCTGCGGGAAAGGCTGTTCCGAATGGATCGCCGCCGAAGGCACCGTTCAGTGGGACACCCACAAGCGGCTGATCGCGATCCTTGACCGCCAGGCCGGGCGCAAGCTTCCGGTGATCATCCATGCCTGGGGCGATTCCAATCTCAACGTCGCGGCCAGCCTCGGGCGTATCCTGCGCGACCATGGCATCGACACATCAGCGGGGACGACCGACGTCGAGGCCTGCCATGGAAAAGACGAGACGGAATGTTTCGCGCTCAAGCGTCCGGGCGGGCCGCTCGATGCCAAGCTGACGCTGATGGATACCCGCTGCGATCTCGCCTGCGTGCTGACGCTGGCCGGCGGCGTGCACCGAAGCCTGCCCGCCGGCACAAGGGTGATACTGAGCGGCATGTCAATCCGCAACCGGCTGGCACCCAATGTCTCCGAAGAACGGCGCCAAGGGCTGACCGTTCAATATGGCGAGGAGTTGCGCCGCTATCTGCGGGACATGGGCGTTGAACCGGAACTCGTTGACATCGTCGACCGGAATTCGGAGGCAAAGCGCCAGACCGAAATGCCGCCATCCGAGTGGGCCAGACTGCACGTCGTGACGTCAGCGTCGCCTTAGAGCAGCCCGAGATCGCGCAGTTCGCGCCGCATCGGTTCCGGCATCGCGGCCACGCTGGCGGCCGAGGATTTGGTGAGATCGGGCGGCGCGGCGTCCTCGGTGAGGTAGCGCCAGCCCTGGAACGGACGCATCGGCCGCGGCGAGACGGCGAACACCTTGGGCTGCATCACCAGGCGGCACCGCCCGATACCGTCCTTGTCGCGGAACGGCTCGAGCGCGATGATCTTTTCGCGCGCGGCGATTTCACCCTTGATGACCCAATAGAGCGAGCCGCCGGCGAGGATTTCCGCGTCGCGCTTCGGCGTCATCCGCGTGATGTGGACGTGACGAAGCGGCAGGCCCTTTTTCTTGGCGGTTGCCATGCGTTCGGCAACCCAGCCCTTGAGTTCCTTGACTGACTCGCAGCCGACGGCAAGCTTGATGAGATGAAGCGGCATGATCCCGCCGATGTAGCGGCCCGCGCGCGCTTTGAAAAGATCACTCGGTGTTATCAGCTGTGGGCGCCGAACCCGACGGCGCGAGCTGGACCGGCGCTGCGCCGGACGGCCGCTTCGGCGCCGGCGGCGGCTTTTTGGCCGCGGTCTGTGCCGGGGGCGATGCCGGCGGTGTCGCCGCGGCCGGACGTGGCGCGGCTGGCGAAGCCGGTGCAGCCGCAGTTGCAGACGACGGCTTTGGCGCGGCACCTAGCGATGGCTCGGGCGTCATGATGCTGACCGCCGGGGTGGAGGCCGAGGTCGGGAATTCGGCGTTGGTGGGCTTGCCCGTGGGGAGCGACGGCGGCAGCGCCGCGATCATGCCCGTCGCGGCCTGCGGCGCGCTCCACGACGCCGCATAGCGCATGATCAGGCTTTCATAGGCACGCTCTTCCATGTTGGCGGCAATCTGGCGCGTCTCGGTCAGCGAACGGAACGCGCGGCAGGCGGCTGGCGTGCAACGGTCCCGCACCATCAGCACATAGGCCATCAGCCCGTAACGGTCGCGCTCGACCGCGCGGCGCAGCGCCAGCAGGTCTGAGCCGGCGCCCTTGTTCGCGGTGGCGACATCTCCGAGCGAGGTCAGCAGCGTGATCTGCGAGGCGGCGTAGGCCACGGCCGCAGCCACCGACTCGGCCGAACCGAACAGCACCTTCTCGCACGCGGCGAGGACTGCATCGCCGGCCAGTTCGTCAATGCAGGAAAGCTGCGGCAACGGCGCAATAGCCGTCTGAACTGGACGCGCTTCCGTCGACTGAACCACGTTTGCCGTGCCGAAGCCGCGGAAGGTCACGGCCCCCCCGACCCCGACCGCGAGCAGCGTGATGAGGGCAAGCACGCCGTTGGCCACGGATCTCTCCGAACGCAGCAGCGTGATCAGAACAATGATCCCGACAAATCCGGCCGTGGCCAGCGTCAGGTACAACGGAATGTTCGGCGAGCGCCAGATATTATCCAGCGAAGCAGCCCAGTCCCAGTTCATGCGCGGTGTCCCTTATCGCAGCATCAAACGCGATCGAACGACGAATGCGTCTTTGTCGCATTCGCTTTTCGGCAGAATGGTTTTGCGAACGGGGCCTTTTGACGGCGAGCGAGGTGGAACTCCGTCAGCCGGCTGCTTGCACACAACTGTTTCAGGAAATCGCGAGCTGGCTTTCCTTGGCGACCCGTTCGAAAGCTTCGGTCGAGCTTTTGATGCGATACTGGCAGTCGTCACCGTCGGTCGGAAGCAACCGGATCACCTCATAGGTGCCGCTGGCGGCCGGACGGGCAACGTTGCTGGCAGTAAAATAGACAGTCTCTCCAACGGAGTACTTATGCTTCAACGCCCTCTCCATTACGCAAGAACGCCGGCCGCGCTCACGGTCCCGCTAGCTTTCGGCCGACTTGAGAACCCTGCGGCAACCTAGCACAGCCGCCCTCCGAAAAGCCAGTAACATCGGGGCATGGCAAATACGCAAATTCCGCATGTTTTTCAGGGCGATAAGCGAGAATTTTTCCGACTCCCGGGAATCCGCCTGCCTAATATTCAGGCCGCCATTCCCAATATAGGACAGTCCGGCGGGCAATATATCGCATGCCGCAGTGCTGCGGGGGCCTTGGCGCCCACCGCCGGACCGCCGGCCGCCCGCGCGAAATCAAACCGTCTCGAACCGCTCGATGACGAGCGTTTCCGCAAGGCCGGCGCGGGTCCATTCCTCGAATGCCGGCAACGACATCATCGCATCGAAGTAATGCCGCGCCTCGCCCTTCACCTCGATCGCATAGGTGCGGAAGCGATGCACCACCGGCGCGAACATCGCGTCCGCTCCACCGAACGCGCCGAACAGGAACGGTCCTTCCTTGCCGTAACGGCTGCTGCAATCGGCCCAGATTTCCTGAACGCGCGCTACATTGGCGCGTGCGTCATCC
This portion of the Bradyrhizobium sp. AZCC 2262 genome encodes:
- a CDS encoding zinc-binding alcohol dehydrogenase family protein; amino-acid sequence: MKAAVLNAFGSPLAIETVPDPQLGTGEVIVDVAASRVLAYANEVLSGERKYLLELPVVPGPGAIGRIRATGPDATRLGPGDWVYCDPTVRSRDNALSPDIALQGLTAGSEGGLRLQRYFHDGAWAEQMRLPTENAVPIGDIDEKDGGRWCALGTLLVPYGGFLAAKLQAGEIALVNGATGSFGSAAVAVALGMGAQCVVATGRNEQALTELTRRFGNRVRSVPMRGHEADDRARILQAAPGPIDCVLDILPPAANAVQVRTAIMAVRPYGRVVLMGGVGMQGGAGLDLPYPWMMRNCITLRGQWMYPPHAATLMAGLIRSGLVDLDHFEITAFGLDHANEAVSHAAAHSGPFRMTVIQPR
- a CDS encoding division plane positioning ATPase MipZ, with amino-acid sequence MLVQASQGQFGSAHVVVLGNEKGGSGKSTSALHIAVALMKAGQRVATIDLDCRQQSFTRYIANRSAWARRTGLDLEIPVHYCVKLGETMQIADNENSEFQQFMEAVSAIERAFDFIVIDTPGSDSYLMRLAHSMADTLVTPINDSFLDFDVLGTVDPATYSVTGESHYAEMVRDVRRKRRQLDGATTDWIVVRNRLSMIGSRNKQLVADSLKDLSLRLGFRSIDGFAERVVYREFFPRGLTALDDIDEATLGTRPSMGHVTAREEVTSLLRQLKLPLDERGRRRAANRAEWFTQVDKPLEVHDIIGDIISA
- the panC gene encoding pantoate--beta-alanine ligase, whose amino-acid sequence is MSRSPMVVRTVPALRRAVEALRARKAAVALVPTMGALHDGHVSLVRLAKRRAQKVIVSIFVNPTQFAPTEDFGSYPRTWKADVAKLAAEKVDLIWNPDVKAVYPDGFATRIVSEGPATAGLEDRFRPHFFGGVATVVGKLFTQVRPDVAIFGEKDFQQLRVVTRMAADLDLGVKVIGSRTVRERDGLAMSSRNVYLSPEERQTAPTLFRAMKESAKRLKAGEDFAAAMEAGRELITGAGFALDYFEARHAETLAPITSMKDGPVRILVAAKLGTTRLIDNIGV
- a CDS encoding DUF1489 family protein; protein product: MPLHLIKLAVGCESVKELKGWVAERMATAKKKGLPLRHVHITRMTPKRDAEILAGGSLYWVIKGEIAAREKIIALEPFRDKDGIGRCRLVMQPKVFAVSPRPMRPFQGWRYLTEDAAPPDLTKSSAASVAAMPEPMRRELRDLGLL